GGTGAGACTGCTTTCCAGCGCTGGTTCTCTTCCCGTGAGGCTCCTCACCTCACTTCTTGATGCGGGCAAGTAGGGCCTTGCCTGCATCTCGGAGCGTGTCCCAGGCACACTGAAGGCAAAGGAGGATGGGGGTGAGCACACAGCAGAGGCTGCCTGGCAGAGGTGGTGTCTCTGCCCTATGATTCCTGTGTCTGGCTGCTGCACGTCTGGGGAGCTGCCATGTTCCTGATGGCAGGGTCCAGGCAGGGGCTCGCTGGGATGGAAGCCTCTCCTCCTCAACTGGAGGGATCAGTATCAACTTTCTGTACACACGGATCCCCTCCGGCTGCTGGGTGTCAGCAGCAGTCACCTTCTGGCCCTGCTTCCTCTTGGCTCTTTCCTTGGGTGGATGCCTCTCTCCTGCTGTCCTGTTTCTTCCTGCACCTGGGGTTGCAGCCTCAGATGGAGCTGAAGGCTGGGAGCCAACGCTGCCAGGCAGGTTGTGGTGCAGGGAACTGCTGCACTTGGGGCAGGGTCTCCTGGAGCCAGCTCCACCCTGGGTGTGCCTCTTgcccttctgtgattcttttgGTCTTCTGCGTGGTGAGGCAACGGGGTGCTTTGCTGCTTGGTCCGTGCTTGAGTTCTTCTCCAGCCATAAAGCCAGCAGCTGGTTCTGCAGGTTTTCAGCAGCCGTTCTGGCCGTGTAGCAGTCCATGAGTGTCATGAGCAGCTCTTCCAGGTAGGGGGTCAGAATACTGGTCCCAGCAGAGTCTTGAGGCATTGGCAGAGCTGAGGGTGTCCCATCAGAGCAATGTTGTGTCTGTGGGGGACTACTTCTTGAAGGAGATGTCCTGTTGGATGGCAGCTCaggtgtccccacatccccaccgATGCCACTCTGGCCTTCCTGGGAGTGCTCTGCTTCTCCTGTGGGAACATTCTTCTCCAGTTGCAATTCTTGTGTCTCAGTGGAGATGGTGGGGCTCACACAGTCCTGTTCTGATTGCCCCTGGGGAGCTCCCTTGCTCAGTGGCGATGCCTGCTCTTCCTGGATGGAAGGGGAAGTACCTTGACCATCACTTTGTGTCCCAGAGCCCTGATCCTTCTTTTTGGTGCAAGGCAAGGTCTTCTTGCTGgtcatgctgctgcttctggctgTTCCTCCAGACTCTCTTTTCCAGTGTGGTCTCTTCCCATCCTTCTGAGGCATCCCTTGTGCCACTCTTGGAATAGCTGCTGGCACAGACTCGGCAGGTGTCTGTGTCCCTCGTGTGCATGTATTCTTCCGGGCTGCGGACTCTTGCTGCAGGCCAGGGGGACACACTGCTGACTTTGTGGTGCACCTGTCCCGCTTCTGGAAGGGTGAGTGGTAGGGCTGCCCAATGCACCTCTGCAAAGACAGGGGCTGGGATTCTTGTTGCTCCAGGAGAGGTTCTAAGAAGTCCTTCTCATAGGCCAGGACCTTTGTTGGCAGTCCAAAGCGCCGCTGTATCTGCCTTTTTACAATGTGACGCTCCAGCTGCCTTTTCACAGCCACATCCAGGAACGGTATGTCCTTCACCATGGGAATCACTATCACATTAGGCTTTGGTGGTCGCTGAGGCGTTTGAGGAACTGAGGCTGGGCTATGCTGCTGAGGACCCACCCCATCAGTCGGCAGCTCCAGTTTcacctcttctttccttcttgggGCAAGGCAGTGCACGGTCTCCTGGGTTTCTTGATGTGGTAAAGGCACCTCCGTTTCCCTGGACTGGGAATCAGGCACCAGTGGAGGTGGGGTGGGAGCACCCTGCTGGTCCTGGAGGTGTTTCTGTTGCACCTCCGTTTCCCTGGACTGGGAATCAGGCTCCAGTGGAGGTGGGGTGGGAGCATCCTGCTGGTCCTGGAGGTGTTTTTGTTCCACCTCCGTTTCCCTGGACTGGGAATCAGGCACCAGTGGAGGTGGGGTGGGAGCACCCTGCTGGTCCCAGAGTTGTTTCTGTTGCACCTCCATTTCCCTGGACTGGGAATCAGGCACCAGTGGAGGTGGGGTGGGAGCACCCTGCTGGTCCTGGAGGTGTTTCTGTTGCACCTCCGTTTCCCTGGACTGGGAATCAGGCACCAGTGGAGGTGGGGTGGGAGCACCCTGCTGGTCCGGGAGGTGTTTCTGTTGCACCTCCGTTTCCCTGGACTGGGAATCAGGCACCAGTGGAGGTGGGGTGGGAGCACCCTGCTGGTCCTGGAGTTGTTTCTGTTGCACCTCCGTTTCCCTGGACTCGGAATCAGGCACCAGTGGAGGTGGGGTGGGAGCACCCTGCTGGTCCTGGAGGTGTTTTTGTTCCACCTCCGTTTCCCTGGACTGGGAATCAGGCACCAGTGGAGGTGGGGTGGGAGCACCCTGCTGGTCCCGGAGttgtttctgttgctgctgcacTCTGTCGGCCCTGTGGCAGCTGGCCACCTCTTTCGTGCAGGATGGGTGAGTGCCCATGTCATGCTGCTCCTCTGGGACAGTACTGGGAAGCAGACAAGGCTGGACCGTGGAAGCTTGAACCATGTCTGCTCCGTCCAGAAGAGCTGTGAGTGACAGCTGTGAAGCACCTTCACTCACCCTGGTGTAAGTGTGGGAGTCGTCCTTGCATGGGGTCAGAGGGGCCTCTGAAGAGCCACTGTCTTTTGTTGCCACAATGGCAGCGAGGGAGTTGTCACTCCAAGCAGAAAGGGAGTCCCTTGAAGAGCAGCAGGGTTCCATGTCCAAAACGGAAGTGAGGGATACATTGCTACAAGATGACAGAGAGGCCTTCGAAGAGCAGGGGGCTCCCATTTTGACGACAGAAGTGCATGAGTTCTTTCTCCCAGAAGACAGAGACATCCCTGAAGAGGAGCTGGTTTCCGTTGTACTGATGGGACTGAGGGAGTCATCAGTGCCCTCAGTAATCTCGAAGTTGTAcctgtgggaggaggaggaggagggaaaggctgAGTCCAGGACTCCTGAGCACTTCAGGGCTCTACTGCTGCCTCAGAGGATCTGGCCGGCAGTGTTACTGCCGTGGGGTCCAAATCAGTGTGTGCCAATGGCTCCCTCCCTACCCGCTGAGTACAGAAGTTCAGGACAAGTGAGGAACACTGTCAGGCTCTGAACTTTGCTGGTAAATCCATTGCCTCTGTAATGGCATTGCCCCTCAGAC
This genomic stretch from Anser cygnoides isolate HZ-2024a breed goose chromosome 3, Taihu_goose_T2T_genome, whole genome shotgun sequence harbors:
- the LOC136790537 gene encoding apoptotic chromatin condensation inducer in the nucleus-like isoform X3; its protein translation is MYNFEITEGTDDSLSPISTTETSSSSGMSLSSGRKNSCTSVVKMGAPCSSKASLSSCSNVSLTSVLDMEPCCSSRDSLSAWSDNSLAAIVATKDSGSSEAPLTPCKDDSHTYTRVSEGASQLSLTALLDGADMVQASTVQPCLLPSTVPEEQHDMGTHPSCTKEVASCHRADRVQQQQKQLRDQQGAPTPPPLVPDSQSRETEVEQKHLQDQQGAPTPPPLVPDSESRETEVQQKQLQDQQGAPTPPPLVPDSQSRETEVQQKHLPDQQGAPTPPPLVPDSQSRETEVQQKHLQDQQGAPTPPPLVPDSQSREMEVQQKQLWDQQGAPTPPPLVPDSQSRETEVEQKHLQDQQDAPTPPPLEPDSQSRETEVQQKHLQDQQGAPTPPPLVPDSQSRETEVPLPHQETQETVHCLAPRRKEEVKLELPTDGVGPQQHSPASVPQTPQRPPKPNVIVIPMVKDIPFLDVAVKRQLERHIVKRQIQRRFGLPTKVLAYEKDFLEPLLEQQESQPLSLQRCIGQPYHSPFQKRDRCTTKSAVCPPGLQQESAARKNTCTRGTQTPAESVPAAIPRVAQGMPQKDGKRPHWKRESGGTARSSSMTSKKTLPCTKKKDQGSGTQSDGQGTSPSIQEEQASPLSKGAPQGQSEQDCVSPTISTETQELQLEKNVPTGEAEHSQEGQSGIGGDVGTPELPSNRTSPSRSSPPQTQHCSDGTPSALPMPQDSAGTSILTPYLEELLMTLMDCYTARTAAENLQNQLLALWLEKNSSTDQAAKHPVASPRRRPKESQKGKRHTQGGAGSRRPCPKCSSSLHHNLPGSVGSQPSAPSEAATPGAGRNRTAGERHPPKERAKRKQGQKVTAADTQQPEGIRVYRKLILIPPVEEERLPSQRAPAWTLPSGTWQLPRRAAARHRNHRAETPPLPGSLCCVLTPILLCLQCAWDTLRDAGKALLARIKK
- the LOC136790537 gene encoding mediator of DNA damage checkpoint protein 1-like isoform X1 produces the protein MPAKFGSLWQVIGMADAWVLSLFPSPEAFWAFCCSLWLLLLAFACFSMMPRAKPQEGRTRRRRYRRNQENCRGEQPWARAGALQRHRLATCASCPTRGSQSTDSLSSLPTVWDVHDSSQPSRKPCPKHPELDGVPRLAQLFNTILEDLNRYIEMYNFEITEGTDDSLSPISTTETSSSSGMSLSSGRKNSCTSVVKMGAPCSSKASLSSCSNVSLTSVLDMEPCCSSRDSLSAWSDNSLAAIVATKDSGSSEAPLTPCKDDSHTYTRVSEGASQLSLTALLDGADMVQASTVQPCLLPSTVPEEQHDMGTHPSCTKEVASCHRADRVQQQQKQLRDQQGAPTPPPLVPDSQSRETEVEQKHLQDQQGAPTPPPLVPDSESRETEVQQKQLQDQQGAPTPPPLVPDSQSRETEVQQKHLPDQQGAPTPPPLVPDSQSRETEVQQKHLQDQQGAPTPPPLVPDSQSREMEVQQKQLWDQQGAPTPPPLVPDSQSRETEVEQKHLQDQQDAPTPPPLEPDSQSRETEVQQKHLQDQQGAPTPPPLVPDSQSRETEVPLPHQETQETVHCLAPRRKEEVKLELPTDGVGPQQHSPASVPQTPQRPPKPNVIVIPMVKDIPFLDVAVKRQLERHIVKRQIQRRFGLPTKVLAYEKDFLEPLLEQQESQPLSLQRCIGQPYHSPFQKRDRCTTKSAVCPPGLQQESAARKNTCTRGTQTPAESVPAAIPRVAQGMPQKDGKRPHWKRESGGTARSSSMTSKKTLPCTKKKDQGSGTQSDGQGTSPSIQEEQASPLSKGAPQGQSEQDCVSPTISTETQELQLEKNVPTGEAEHSQEGQSGIGGDVGTPELPSNRTSPSRSSPPQTQHCSDGTPSALPMPQDSAGTSILTPYLEELLMTLMDCYTARTAAENLQNQLLALWLEKNSSTDQAAKHPVASPRRRPKESQKGKRHTQGGAGSRRPCPKCSSSLHHNLPGSVGSQPSAPSEAATPGAGRNRTAGERHPPKERAKRKQGQKVTAADTQQPEGIRVYRKLILIPPVEEERLPSQRAPAWTLPSGTWQLPRRAAARHRNHRAETPPLPGSLCCVLTPILLCLQCAWDTLRDAGKALLARIKK
- the LOC136790537 gene encoding mediator of DNA damage checkpoint protein 1-like isoform X2 — its product is MPAKFGSLWQVIGMADAWVLSLFPSPEAFWAFCCSLWLLLLAFACFSMMPRAKPQEGRTRRRRYRRNQENCRVWDVHDSSQPSRKPCPKHPELDGVPRLAQLFNTILEDLNRYIEMYNFEITEGTDDSLSPISTTETSSSSGMSLSSGRKNSCTSVVKMGAPCSSKASLSSCSNVSLTSVLDMEPCCSSRDSLSAWSDNSLAAIVATKDSGSSEAPLTPCKDDSHTYTRVSEGASQLSLTALLDGADMVQASTVQPCLLPSTVPEEQHDMGTHPSCTKEVASCHRADRVQQQQKQLRDQQGAPTPPPLVPDSQSRETEVEQKHLQDQQGAPTPPPLVPDSESRETEVQQKQLQDQQGAPTPPPLVPDSQSRETEVQQKHLPDQQGAPTPPPLVPDSQSRETEVQQKHLQDQQGAPTPPPLVPDSQSREMEVQQKQLWDQQGAPTPPPLVPDSQSRETEVEQKHLQDQQDAPTPPPLEPDSQSRETEVQQKHLQDQQGAPTPPPLVPDSQSRETEVPLPHQETQETVHCLAPRRKEEVKLELPTDGVGPQQHSPASVPQTPQRPPKPNVIVIPMVKDIPFLDVAVKRQLERHIVKRQIQRRFGLPTKVLAYEKDFLEPLLEQQESQPLSLQRCIGQPYHSPFQKRDRCTTKSAVCPPGLQQESAARKNTCTRGTQTPAESVPAAIPRVAQGMPQKDGKRPHWKRESGGTARSSSMTSKKTLPCTKKKDQGSGTQSDGQGTSPSIQEEQASPLSKGAPQGQSEQDCVSPTISTETQELQLEKNVPTGEAEHSQEGQSGIGGDVGTPELPSNRTSPSRSSPPQTQHCSDGTPSALPMPQDSAGTSILTPYLEELLMTLMDCYTARTAAENLQNQLLALWLEKNSSTDQAAKHPVASPRRRPKESQKGKRHTQGGAGSRRPCPKCSSSLHHNLPGSVGSQPSAPSEAATPGAGRNRTAGERHPPKERAKRKQGQKVTAADTQQPEGIRVYRKLILIPPVEEERLPSQRAPAWTLPSGTWQLPRRAAARHRNHRAETPPLPGSLCCVLTPILLCLQCAWDTLRDAGKALLARIKK